A DNA window from Mastomys coucha isolate ucsf_1 unplaced genomic scaffold, UCSF_Mcou_1 pScaffold21, whole genome shotgun sequence contains the following coding sequences:
- the LOC116100783 gene encoding olfactory receptor 52K1-like — MIFSNNSHLLPHTFFLTGIPGLTAAHLWISLPFCFMFVLSLTGNAVLLSLIWIEQRLHQPMFLFLAMLSFVDLVLSLSTLPKMLAIFWFGATAISSYACLSQMFLIHAFSAMESGVLVAMALDRFVAICNPLHYASILTPEVVAKIGGLVALRGVGLTIFFPSLACRLSYCGSHTIAYTYCEHMSVVKLACGATTVDSLYAFAVAIFLGVGDVAFIAYSYGQIVKIVMHFPSPEARGKAGSTCTAHICVILFFYGPGFLSVVMQRFGPSTASAAKVILANLYLLFPPALDPIVYGVKTKQIRECLFTIIGSKKIEPT, encoded by the coding sequence ATGATTTTTTCTAATAATTCTCATCTCCTTCCACACACTTTCTTCTTGACTGGCATCCCAGGACTGACTGCTGCCCATCTTTGGATATCCCTTCCCTTCTGCTTCATGTTTGTTCTGTCACTAACTGGGAATGCAGTCCTGCTTTCTCTCATCTGGATAGAACAAAGGCTCCACCAGcccatgtttttgtttcttgcaaTGCTCTCTTTTGTTGACCTggtcctttctctctccactctgcCCAAGATGCTGGCTATTTTCTGGTTTGGTGCCACAGCCATCAGCTCCTATGCCTGTCTGTCCCAAATGTTTCTCATCCATGCATTCTCTGCTATGGAGTCAGGGGTGCTGGTGGCCATGGCCTTGGATCGATTTGTGGCTATCTGCAACCCATTGCATTATGCAAGCATCCTTACCCCTGAAGTTGTCGCCAAGATTGGAGGCCTGGTGGCACTGCGAGGCGTGGGTTTAACCATCTTCTTTCCAAGCCTGGCCTGTCGATTGTCTTACTGTGGTTCACACACAATTGCTTACACTTACTGTGAGCACATGTCAGTGGTGAAGCTGGCCTGTGGGGCTACAACTGTGGACAGTCTCTATGCTTTTGCTGTGGCAATCTTTCTTGGTGTGGGGGATGTGGCCTTTATTGCTTACTCTTATGGACAGATTGTGAAGATAGTGATGCATTTTCCTTCACCAGAGGCACGTGGCAAAGCAGGAAGTACATGCACAGCCCACATCTGTGTCATCCTCTTCTTCTATGGTCCTGGCTTTCTTTCTGTGGTCATGCAGCGCTTTGGGCCATCCACAGCCTCTGCTGCCAAGGTCATCCTTGCCAATCTCTACTTGCTTTTCCCCCCTGCTTTGGACCCCATTGTTTATGGGGTTAAGACCAAACAGATCAGAGAGTGTCTGTTCACAATTATAGGCTCCAAGAAGATTGAACCCACTTGA